A single Streptomyces sp. 2114.4 DNA region contains:
- a CDS encoding helix-turn-helix transcriptional regulator, with the protein MTVDTPLTQPATGPAGHTASRPAAPRPAAAPRDDAARRAELAAFLRSRRERITPEQVGLPRGTRRRTPGLRREEVAHLGAVGVTWYTWLEQARDIHVSPQVLDAVARALLLDRAERSHLFALAGAIDPTPGTECTGVTRELRQMLRQLEPFPAVLQNSRFDILAYNATYGRLMCDLDALPEEDRNCMWLAFTHAEWRASVVDLDATMRVMAAKFRASMAEHVAEPAWKALVARLTEASSEFREIWAQHEVIRPMSAVKLFRHPRVGTLQLSATSLWTGPNPGPKLLSYTPVDEVTRERLELLAAEAAEAARSARSAEPPALVTV; encoded by the coding sequence ATGACCGTGGACACGCCCCTGACGCAGCCTGCCACAGGCCCGGCCGGCCACACCGCCTCGCGGCCCGCCGCCCCACGGCCCGCCGCCGCCCCGCGCGACGACGCCGCCCGCCGGGCCGAGTTGGCCGCGTTCCTGCGCAGCCGCCGGGAGCGGATCACACCCGAGCAGGTGGGGCTGCCGCGGGGCACCCGCCGTCGTACCCCCGGACTGCGCCGCGAAGAGGTCGCGCACCTGGGCGCCGTCGGGGTCACCTGGTACACCTGGCTCGAACAGGCCCGGGACATTCACGTCTCGCCGCAGGTCCTGGACGCGGTCGCCCGTGCGCTGCTGCTCGACCGCGCCGAGCGCAGTCATCTGTTCGCGCTGGCCGGGGCGATCGACCCGACACCGGGCACGGAGTGCACCGGGGTCACGCGCGAACTGCGGCAGATGCTGCGCCAGTTGGAGCCGTTCCCGGCCGTCCTCCAGAACAGCCGCTTCGACATCCTCGCCTACAACGCCACATACGGCCGTCTGATGTGCGACCTCGACGCGCTGCCCGAAGAGGACCGCAACTGCATGTGGCTGGCGTTCACCCACGCCGAGTGGCGGGCGAGCGTGGTCGACCTGGACGCCACGATGCGGGTGATGGCCGCCAAGTTCCGGGCGTCGATGGCCGAGCATGTCGCGGAGCCGGCCTGGAAGGCGCTGGTCGCGCGGCTGACGGAGGCGTCGTCCGAATTCCGGGAGATCTGGGCACAGCATGAAGTCATCCGCCCGATGAGCGCCGTCAAGCTCTTCCGGCACCCCCGGGTGGGCACGCTGCAGCTGTCCGCAACGAGCCTGTGGACGGGGCCCAATCCCGGCCCCAAGCTGCTGTCCTACACACCGGTCGACGAGGTGACCCGGGAGCGGCTGGAACTGCTGGCGGCGGAGGCGGCGGAGGCGGCGCGGTCGGCCCGGTCGGCGGAGCCTCCGGCACTCGTCACGGTCTGA
- a CDS encoding MFS transporter → MAPTAPETREAPAVPAAPGPAVQPQPATTVLTPLGLLTVLLGAALPMIDFFIVNVALPTIDHDLHAGAAMLEMVVAGYGVAYAMLLVLGGRLGDMIGRRRLFLWGLATFGLTSLACGLAPDAGTLVAARVAQGAAAALLLPQVLATIQATTTGKRRAKAVSLYGGTAGIASALGQVLGGLLVSADLAGTGWRAVFLVNVPFSVAAWLLAARTVPETRSPHPSRVDGPGTALLAATLITLLLPLTEGRAAGWPVWSWVLLAVFPFAAAAFLLVEHRAERAGRTPLVPPSLLRIPSVNSGLTMIIPFTLGFGGFMFVVAVALQNGLHYGPFAAGLSLAPLCVTFFFASLAGPRLVMRFGRRVVIAGSLIQGAGLIALALTVHTGWPGISVAALASSMAVLGLGQGLVLPVLMRIVLSELPVAQAGVGGGVMVTTQQSGLALGVATLGTLFLALMPSLGIRDAMLAALLTQLAIVAGTTALALRLPRQVR, encoded by the coding sequence ATGGCACCGACCGCCCCGGAGACCCGGGAGGCCCCAGCGGTACCGGCCGCCCCCGGCCCCGCCGTGCAGCCGCAGCCGGCCACGACCGTGCTGACCCCGCTCGGCCTGCTGACCGTGCTGCTGGGCGCGGCCCTACCCATGATCGACTTCTTTATCGTCAACGTCGCGCTGCCGACCATCGACCATGACCTCCACGCGGGGGCCGCGATGCTGGAGATGGTGGTGGCCGGCTACGGCGTCGCCTACGCCATGCTGCTGGTGCTCGGCGGCCGGCTCGGCGACATGATCGGCCGCCGTCGGCTGTTCCTGTGGGGCCTGGCCACCTTCGGCCTCACCTCACTCGCCTGCGGTCTCGCGCCGGATGCCGGGACGCTGGTGGCCGCCCGGGTCGCCCAGGGCGCCGCGGCCGCGCTGCTGCTGCCGCAGGTGCTGGCCACCATCCAGGCCACCACCACGGGCAAGCGGCGCGCCAAGGCCGTCAGCCTGTACGGGGGCACCGCCGGTATCGCCAGCGCCCTCGGCCAGGTACTCGGCGGCCTGCTGGTCTCCGCCGACCTGGCGGGCACCGGCTGGCGCGCGGTCTTCCTGGTGAACGTCCCGTTCTCCGTCGCGGCCTGGCTGCTGGCCGCCCGTACGGTCCCGGAGACCCGGTCGCCGCACCCGAGCCGGGTGGACGGCCCCGGTACCGCGCTGCTCGCCGCTACCCTGATCACCCTGCTGCTGCCGCTGACCGAGGGCCGGGCGGCCGGCTGGCCCGTGTGGTCCTGGGTCCTGCTGGCCGTGTTCCCCTTCGCCGCCGCCGCGTTCCTGCTCGTCGAGCACCGGGCCGAACGCGCCGGCCGCACCCCGCTCGTCCCGCCCTCACTGCTGCGCATCCCCTCCGTGAACAGCGGACTCACCATGATCATCCCGTTCACGCTGGGATTCGGCGGCTTTATGTTCGTCGTCGCCGTCGCCCTCCAGAACGGGCTGCACTACGGCCCGTTCGCGGCCGGGCTGTCCCTGGCGCCGCTGTGCGTCACGTTCTTCTTCGCCTCGCTGGCCGGTCCGCGGCTGGTGATGCGGTTCGGGCGGCGGGTGGTGATCGCCGGTTCGCTGATCCAGGGCGCCGGCCTGATCGCCCTGGCACTCACCGTGCACACGGGCTGGCCCGGGATATCGGTGGCCGCCCTCGCGTCGAGCATGGCCGTGCTGGGCCTCGGGCAGGGCCTGGTGCTGCCGGTGCTGATGCGCATCGTGCTGAGCGAACTGCCGGTGGCACAGGCAGGTGTGGGCGGGGGCGTCATGGTCACCACCCAGCAGTCCGGCCTCGCGCTGGGCGTGGCCACCCTCGGCACTCTCTTCCTCGCCCTGATGCCGTCCCTCGGCATCCGCGACGCGATGCTCGCCGCCCTGCTGACGCAACTGGCGATCGTCGCGGGCACGACGGCGCTCGCCCTGCGCCTGCCCCGCCAGGTGCGCTGA
- a CDS encoding aldo/keto reductase, whose product MQTRTLGTTGPQTSALGLGCMGMSALYGDSDRSESIATLHAALDAGITLLDTGDFYGMGHNELLINEALRTAPAAAREKAQISVKFGALRTVEGGFTGYDGRPNAVKNFAAYSLQRLGADHIDIYRIARIDPDVPVEETVGAIAELVAAGHVRHIGLSEVGAKTLRRAAAVAPISDLQIEYSLISRGIEEAILPTARELGIGVTAYGVLSRGLISGHFSRDRKLAANDFRGRSPRFQGENLDRNLDLVDALRKIAEQKGISVAQTAIAWVLSRGEDIVPLVGARRRDRLTEALGALEVTLDADDLAAIERAVPPNAAAGDRYPTDQMAHLDSER is encoded by the coding sequence GTGCAGACCCGCACCCTGGGCACCACCGGCCCGCAGACCTCCGCCCTCGGCCTCGGCTGCATGGGCATGTCCGCCCTCTACGGCGACAGCGACCGCAGCGAGTCCATCGCCACCCTTCACGCCGCCCTCGACGCGGGCATCACCCTGCTCGACACCGGCGACTTCTACGGCATGGGCCACAACGAACTGCTGATCAACGAAGCCCTGCGCACCGCCCCCGCGGCGGCCCGCGAAAAGGCGCAGATCAGCGTCAAATTCGGCGCGCTGCGCACGGTCGAAGGCGGCTTCACCGGCTATGACGGCCGGCCGAACGCGGTAAAGAACTTCGCCGCGTACTCCCTCCAGCGCCTGGGCGCCGACCACATCGACATCTACCGGATCGCCCGGATCGATCCGGATGTCCCGGTCGAGGAGACCGTCGGCGCCATCGCCGAGCTGGTCGCGGCCGGACACGTCCGGCACATCGGCCTCTCCGAGGTCGGCGCGAAGACCCTGCGCCGGGCCGCCGCCGTCGCCCCGATCTCCGATCTCCAGATCGAGTACTCCCTCATCTCCCGCGGCATCGAGGAGGCGATCCTGCCGACCGCCCGCGAACTGGGCATCGGCGTCACCGCGTACGGCGTCCTGTCCCGCGGCCTGATCAGCGGCCACTTCAGCCGGGACCGCAAGCTCGCCGCGAACGACTTCCGCGGCAGGAGCCCGCGCTTCCAGGGCGAGAACCTCGACCGCAACCTCGACCTGGTGGACGCACTGCGCAAGATCGCCGAGCAGAAGGGCATCTCGGTCGCGCAGACCGCCATCGCCTGGGTGCTCTCCCGCGGCGAGGACATCGTTCCGCTGGTCGGCGCCCGCCGCCGCGACCGGCTGACCGAAGCGCTCGGCGCACTGGAGGTCACGCTCGACGCCGACGATCTTGCCGCCATCGAACGCGCCGTCCCCCCGAACGCCGCCGCCGGTGACCGCTACCCCACCGACCAGATGGCCCACCTGGACAGCGAGCGCTGA
- a CDS encoding TetR family transcriptional regulator → MPPETLTPERILEATEEVLRRYGPAKATVVDVARALGVSHGSVYRHFRTKAALREAVTERWLDRTSKELSVIVATEGPAPERLDRWLTALFEAKRHKAGDDPELFATYMTLIGESGGVVDRHVTDLEAQLTTIIEAGVSQGTFHTPSPATTARAVFDATGRFHDPCYAPEWSRPGITADFEAVRDLVLRGLRG, encoded by the coding sequence ATGCCGCCCGAGACGTTGACACCTGAGCGCATCCTCGAAGCCACCGAGGAGGTACTGCGCCGTTACGGCCCGGCCAAGGCCACGGTCGTCGATGTGGCGCGCGCCCTGGGCGTCAGCCATGGCAGCGTCTACCGCCACTTCCGTACGAAGGCGGCGCTGCGGGAGGCGGTCACGGAGCGCTGGCTGGACCGTACGAGCAAGGAACTCTCGGTCATCGTCGCGACGGAAGGGCCGGCTCCGGAGCGGCTGGACCGCTGGCTGACCGCCCTGTTCGAGGCCAAGCGGCACAAGGCCGGTGACGATCCCGAACTCTTCGCCACCTACATGACGTTGATCGGCGAGAGCGGCGGCGTGGTCGACCGGCACGTCACCGATCTGGAAGCCCAGCTCACCACCATCATCGAAGCCGGCGTCAGCCAGGGCACCTTCCACACCCCCTCCCCCGCCACCACCGCCCGCGCCGTCTTCGACGCCACCGGCCGCTTCCACGACCCGTGCTACGCCCCCGAGTGGTCCCGCCCCGGGATCACCGCCGACTTCGAGGCCGTCCGCGACCTGGTCCTCCGAGGCCTGCGCGGCTAG
- a CDS encoding GNAT family N-acetyltransferase yields MTWLPDDFVHPVHVPVPGTTVHLRPIREADTALDYPAVMGSRERLWEIFGPAWGWPAETMTYEADRIDLLRHEKEIAAHQSFNYALLDEEETAILGCVYIDPPERTGSDGEVSWWVVDHLVGSEVERALDALVPQWIAADWPFQQPRYLGRDITWQDWLALPPAS; encoded by the coding sequence ATGACTTGGCTGCCTGACGACTTCGTCCACCCCGTCCACGTGCCCGTGCCCGGCACCACGGTTCACCTGCGGCCGATCCGGGAGGCGGATACCGCGCTCGACTACCCCGCCGTGATGGGCTCCCGCGAACGCTTGTGGGAGATCTTCGGCCCGGCCTGGGGCTGGCCCGCGGAGACGATGACCTATGAAGCGGACCGCATCGACTTGCTGCGGCACGAGAAGGAGATAGCCGCGCACCAGTCGTTCAACTACGCGCTGTTGGACGAGGAGGAGACGGCGATCCTCGGGTGCGTCTACATCGACCCGCCCGAGCGCACCGGTTCCGACGGAGAAGTCTCCTGGTGGGTGGTGGACCACCTCGTCGGCAGCGAGGTGGAGCGCGCGCTCGACGCGTTGGTGCCGCAGTGGATCGCCGCCGACTGGCCCTTCCAGCAGCCTCGTTACCTGGGCCGCGACATCACCTGGCAGGACTGGCTCGCGCTGCCGCCCGCCTCGTGA
- a CDS encoding DUF1772 domain-containing protein: MRALQTVTLLVATLGAGLMAGLFAAFAYAVMPGLGRSADRTFVQAMQNINRAIINGWFLLPFLLPVPLLVLATVLAWSGPGQVALPWILAALVLYLAGFFVTGGVNVPLNKQLDNQLDHVPDDALDHAASEGSPPGAPAGRPGALKAARESFEGRWVTWNIVRALAHTAAFGTLTWALFLHGTAGTG; the protein is encoded by the coding sequence ATGAGAGCCCTGCAGACCGTCACGCTCCTGGTCGCGACCCTCGGCGCGGGCCTGATGGCCGGCCTGTTCGCCGCCTTCGCCTATGCCGTGATGCCCGGCCTCGGCCGGTCCGCCGACCGCACCTTCGTGCAGGCCATGCAGAACATCAACCGGGCGATCATCAACGGCTGGTTCCTGCTTCCCTTTCTGCTGCCGGTCCCCCTGCTTGTCCTCGCCACGGTCCTGGCCTGGAGCGGGCCCGGGCAGGTGGCCCTGCCCTGGATCCTCGCGGCGCTGGTGCTGTATTTGGCGGGCTTCTTCGTGACCGGCGGTGTCAACGTCCCGCTCAACAAACAGCTCGACAACCAACTCGACCACGTGCCGGACGACGCTCTCGACCACGCGGCGTCGGAGGGGAGCCCTCCTGGTGCCCCGGCCGGCCGCCCCGGTGCGCTCAAGGCCGCGCGGGAGAGCTTCGAGGGGCGGTGGGTCACCTGGAACATCGTGCGCGCCCTCGCCCACACCGCCGCCTTCGGCACGCTCACCTGGGCCCTCTTCCTGCACGGCACGGCCGGCACGGGGTGA
- a CDS encoding DUF2087 domain-containing protein translates to MSDHQSSGSQGVASLFSRGRLTAIPRKAARREQLLVHLAGTLFERDREYSEREVNEALLTVHEDCSALRRYLVVAGLLARPKDGSSYRRAG, encoded by the coding sequence ATGTCTGACCATCAGTCGAGTGGTTCGCAGGGGGTGGCCTCCCTCTTTTCCCGGGGGCGGCTGACGGCGATCCCGCGGAAGGCGGCCCGCCGCGAGCAGTTGCTCGTACATCTCGCGGGGACGCTGTTCGAGCGGGACCGGGAATACAGCGAGCGCGAGGTCAACGAGGCGCTGCTGACGGTGCACGAAGACTGCTCGGCGCTGCGCCGCTACCTCGTCGTGGCGGGCTTGCTGGCCCGGCCCAAGGATGGCAGCAGCTATCGGAGGGCCGGGTAG